The following nucleotide sequence is from Campylobacter sp. MIT 12-8780.
TTACCAAAATTTGTTTATAATTTTAATTTGCTATTTTGTAATAAAAATTACACAAAAATAAAATTTACAAAAACTGATTTGATAAAGGAAAATACATGCAAATTACTACAATACGAGTATTTCTAGCTTTAGGTTTGGCTTTATTTTGGCTGGGTTGTAGTGGTGAAAAGCCACAGCAACAAGGTATGCCTGCTATGCCTGTGCAAACTATGCTTGCCTTAGGAGAAGATATAAGCACAAGTTATTCTTATCCAGCCAAGCTTGTAAGTGAAGAAGATGTAGTGCTTAAACCAAAAGTAAGCGGTGCGATCACTCAAAAGCTGTTTAAGGCTGGTGATAGAGTTAAAAAAGATCAAGTGCTTTTTATCATCGAACAAGACAAATATCAAGCAGCCAATGAGATCGCTAAAGGCGAATGGCTCGTTGCTAGAGCAAATTTTTATAATGCCCAACAAGAACATGAAAGAAACGAAGCTTTAATCGCCAAGCAAGCTATTTCTAAAAAAGAATACGATACTTCTTTGGCTGCTTTTAGAAGTGCAACGGCGAATTTAGAAGCTGCTGCTGCAAGTTATAAAAGCGCTCAAATTGATCTGAATTATTCTAGTGTTTCAGCCCCATTTGATGGTGTGGTAGGTGATGCTTTAGTCAATGTTGGTGAGTATGTTAATGCCACCGCAAGCGAGCTTGTAAGGATTACAAATTTAAATCCAATCTATGCTGATTTTTATATCTCAGATAAAGACAAAATGAAGCTTGATCAAGGCTTAAGTGATAACACTCTTGAATTTGCAAGCCCAGAAGCAAATATCACTATATTAGGACAGAATTTCAAAGGTAAGGTGTATTTTATCTCTTCGGTGATTGAAAATAGCAGTGCAAATGTCAAAGCAAAAGCGATCTTTGACAATAACGAAAGCAAACTCATACCCGGCACTATCACAACCATTTCTATGAATGGCTTTTTACAAAAAAAGGCATATAAAATTCCACAAATTGCCGTTATGCAAGATCAAAGAGAAGCCTTTGTTTATACGATAGATAATGCAAAAGTGAAAAAAATACCTATACAAATAGCCTATCAAGATAATCAATTCGTTATCGCTTCAAGTGGCTTAAAAGACGGCGATAAAATCATCTTGGATAATTTCAAGAAAATTTCAGTAGGCTCAAGCGTGCAAGAAGCTGGGAGTAGATAATGTTTTCTAAATTCTTTATCGAACGACCTGTATTTGCTTCAGTTGTGGCGATTATCATCTCATTAGCTGGAGCTGTGAGTATGTATTTTTTGCCTATAGAGCAATACCCAAGCCTTACTCCG
It contains:
- a CDS encoding efflux RND transporter periplasmic adaptor subunit, with amino-acid sequence MQITTIRVFLALGLALFWLGCSGEKPQQQGMPAMPVQTMLALGEDISTSYSYPAKLVSEEDVVLKPKVSGAITQKLFKAGDRVKKDQVLFIIEQDKYQAANEIAKGEWLVARANFYNAQQEHERNEALIAKQAISKKEYDTSLAAFRSATANLEAAAASYKSAQIDLNYSSVSAPFDGVVGDALVNVGEYVNATASELVRITNLNPIYADFYISDKDKMKLDQGLSDNTLEFASPEANITILGQNFKGKVYFISSVIENSSANVKAKAIFDNNESKLIPGTITTISMNGFLQKKAYKIPQIAVMQDQREAFVYTIDNAKVKKIPIQIAYQDNQFVIASSGLKDGDKIILDNFKKISVGSSVQEAGSR